In Paenibacillus durus, the DNA window AAAAATTTCGAGCCGATCTCTCCAATTGAGACGGCATAACAGGAGGGCTAACGGATATGACGATGACCAAAATGCATATCGGCAACGTAGCGGACATCGACCGCAAGGGCTCGCGGACCCTAAAAGTAAATGACATGGAAATCGCCTTGTTCCGCCTGTCGGATGGAGAGGTACTGGCAGTAGAGAACAAATGCCCGCATAAAGGCGGCACCCTGTCGGAAGGGATGGTCTGCGGCAGCAAGGTCCACTGTCCGCTGCATGACTGGCGCATCGATCTTCATACAGGTAAGGTTGAGGACCCGGACACGGGATGCGTGCCCACCTTTGAAGTTGAGGTAGATCCGGCCACAGGAGCCGTTTATCTGACAGTCTAAACCGTAGGGCTATACCGATTGGGCTTGGAGGGAGAAAAGCATATGAAGACCGGAAGCATATCCATTGTCGGAGCGGGTCCGGGAGACCCGGAATTGATTACAATAAAGGCGGTGCGCCGTATCCGGGAAGCTGATGTTGTGCTGTATGACAGGCTCGTGTCGGAGGAACTGCTGGACTATGCGAGGCAGGGTGCGCGTCTCATTTACTGCGGAAAAGCGCCAGGTCAGCACTCCATGTCCCAGGAGCAAATCGAGCATGTGATGATCCATCAAGCCCGTCAAGGCCATAAGGTCGTCAGGTTGAAGGGCGGCGATCCGTTCGTCTTTGGCAGAGGCGGGGAGGAGGCTTTGGCCGCAGCCGAAGCCGGCATTCCCTGGGAAGTGATCCCAGGCGTCACTTCCGCGGTCGGCGCTGCGGCGTCCGCAGGCATTCCGCTAACGCACCGCGGCGTCGCAGCTTCCTTTGCCGTCGTAACCGGCAGCCGCTGCGGGGATCATGAGACGCCTGTGGACTGGGGGCATCTTGCCCGCGGCGTGGATACGATAGCCGTCTACATGGGCGTTGGCCGCCTCGGACAAATCTGTGAGGAGCTGCTGCGCCATGGAAAGGAAAGCTCGACGCCGGTTGCGCTGATCGAGAACGGAACGACCAGCCGGCAGCGGACAGTCATCGGAACACTGGACAATATCGAACAGCTTGCATCCGCGTTCCGGATCGGCAATCCGGCGATGATTATCATTGGGGAAGTCGTGAAGGTGAAAGAGCAGCTGATGAAATGGACATCGGCTCCTAGTGAACAATTCGGATAACGGCCAGTCTCCGATTAGCATGTTTCAGTTTAGCAGCATGGGTTAATGAATACACATGAACCCCCTTTTTTTATAGATGCTTGGCTCCGCCGATCGGCGGAGTTTTTTTAATTGCAAACCAAACCCCAATAAGGTATGTTTTTCGTGTAACATGAATTAAGCGCTGAGGAGGTCTTACACGTGAAAATTAATGCAAACTATAATTATTCATGTCTAAAACCTAGAGTAACCTTCCTAATCAAATAAAATTTTAGGGAGGAACAGATATTGAGTAAACAAAAGAGATTGATTATTATCGAAGGAATACCAGGCTCGGGTAAAACAACAACGGCAAGCAGCGTTTTTGAAAGATTAATTACAAGAAGAATCAAAACTAGATGTTTCTTGGAGCAGGAAGAACTCCACCCGCTTTTATTACATGGAGTCAATTTTAATTCTTTCGAAAATGAGGAAGATGCAGACCTGTTCATCCAGTTACTGTCATCTCGGTTTTTTGACTTTGTTCAAGAGCAGTTGAATAGCCCTGATGAGGTCATTATTATTGAAAGCGTTTTGTTTCAAGATGCAATAAATGTCTCTCATCTTATGGGTATGAATTATGTTAAACTTCTCGATTTTAGTTCAAGACTTCTTACGATCTTGGAACCACTAAATCCCATCCTCATTTATTATTATCAAATGAATGTTGAGAAGCAATGGCGGTTTATTTGTGATGTACGTGGAAACGAGTGGGGGCCGGTCTCCCTGCATACTGATGAAGAGTTTAAACAAGCTGCTGAAGTTTGGGGAAAAAGTCAGTCATTTGTCCGTACAGTCATCGATCAATGGGAAGTTCCAAAACTGATTATTGAGAACAGTGAATACCTTTGGAGCGAATACAATCATCGAATCAATGAGTTTCTGGATAATTTACTAATACCAAGTGGAAAAAGCATCTCGAAGATATAAAAGAGAAATACCCGGCTGTTCTAGCCGGGTATTTCTCTTTTGATCAGACTAATTTTTATCCCCTACCCGAAAACCGTAAGGAGGTCGTCCGCTCAAAGATCGTCGTCAGCTGCTGAATGCCGTACTTTGGATTGCTCGTACAGGAGCTCCATGGCGGAATTTGCCTGCCTATTATGGTTCCTTGTCTTCCGTCTACAGTTTTTCTGGCGCTTACAAAAGGCGAGGATATGTGGTATTATTTTGGATCATGTTTCGATAGAACCCGATTGGAGCGAGGTCATGATCTGACACGACCGTAGTCCGTGTCCACCAGCATGGTCGGGCGCAATAGGGGACAAGCTAAGCAAGCAACCAAGTAGATTTTGAACACAATATTATGATGATGAGGGGTGCTCCTTGATGTCAAATAGCAGATTGAATCCTAAGGTTGATGAATTTTTGAGTAAAGCCAAGAAGTGGCAGGAAGAATTTGAGAAATTGAGAACGATCGTTCTTGACTGTCAGTTGACCGAAGAATTGAAATGGGGTGTTCCTTGTTACACGTTTCAGAAGAAAAACATCGTTTTAATACATGGATTTAAAGAGTACTGTGCGCTTCTTTTTATGAAAGGCGCCTTGTTACAGGATGTCCATGGCATTCTAATCCAACAAACGGAGAATGTGCAGGCGGCGCGCCAGATCCGGTTCACCAATGTTCAAGAAATAGTTGCAATGAAATCCATCTTGAAAGCCTATATTGATGAAGCCATTGAAGTTGAAAAAGCCGGTCTGGAAGTGAATTTTAAAAAGAATACAGAATTCAACATTCCTGAAGAGCTTCAAAATAAATTCGATGAAATCCCTGCCTTGAAAACTGCTTTTGATGCATTGACGCCCGGACGGCAAAGAGCATACCTTCTTTATTTTTCTGAACCCAAACAATCCAAAACTCGAGTGTCAAGGGTTGAAAAATGTATGCAGAAAATTCTGGATGGAAAGGGATTAAATGATTAGGACGTGTATGCAGACCTATCGCATCCAATTAAATGCCGTTCTATCTTACATCTCGTAGCCAATCACCGCGTCATGACGCTGTCCAGCCGTCAGCTGGAAGCGCAAAGGATTGCCAAGGGCATCGACAACCGCATGAATCTGGGTCGTTAATCCACCTCTAGATCATCCTTTTTCAGTCCAGTGGTTTAATTTCTTTTGATATTAAGCTCCCGATTGACCGTATCAATCATCGCTTGTACCCACTCTTCGCTAAAAAATAAACCTCTTCCCTCAGGAAGGCTTACTCCGTGCTCGTGATCGAACTCTGCATATTTCTGGTTTTTTGAGAGACTGTATATCGTGCTCTCCTTAAGCTCGTCCCAATTCAATATTGGTGACTGTCCTGCTAGATTGATGACATATACGAGACCCCGGCCGATATCCAGATATAAGTGGTCCTTATTTCTTCGGGGCGGGTTTGGCCTGGCTGAATTCAGCCTAATCTGATGCCTGGATTCTTCCCGCGACAGTTGAAGCGTAATGACCTCATTGCTGTCCGCATCAATGACCAGAGTTAGACACGGAACAAATCCGGCAAAAAAACGCAATGCGGCCGAATCGCGCAGCGAATCGTCAAAAATCCACCCCGTCGGCAGCAGTACATATGGTTCATCCCGGCCCCAAAAAGCCTTCTCCAGCACCGTCCGCAAAGCTGAGGTACCGGGAATCGAATAAGACTGAAGGGCGTTACCGTTTACTGTGTAATGAAGCACGTTTCTTTTTCTTCCTATATACCAATTGCTTAAGTCGCGGTGCCGATACAGATCCGCCATCACCGGCAGAACACCGTTCTTAGCCGAGGCGAACAGCATCTTCGATCCAGGTTTGACGTTC includes these proteins:
- the nirD gene encoding nitrite reductase small subunit NirD; the protein is MTKMHIGNVADIDRKGSRTLKVNDMEIALFRLSDGEVLAVENKCPHKGGTLSEGMVCGSKVHCPLHDWRIDLHTGKVEDPDTGCVPTFEVEVDPATGAVYLTV
- the cobA gene encoding uroporphyrinogen-III C-methyltransferase → MKTGSISIVGAGPGDPELITIKAVRRIREADVVLYDRLVSEELLDYARQGARLIYCGKAPGQHSMSQEQIEHVMIHQARQGHKVVRLKGGDPFVFGRGGEEALAAAEAGIPWEVIPGVTSAVGAAASAGIPLTHRGVAASFAVVTGSRCGDHETPVDWGHLARGVDTIAVYMGVGRLGQICEELLRHGKESSTPVALIENGTTSRQRTVIGTLDNIEQLASAFRIGNPAMIIIGEVVKVKEQLMKWTSAPSEQFG
- a CDS encoding P-loop NTPase family protein, translated to MSKQKRLIIIEGIPGSGKTTTASSVFERLITRRIKTRCFLEQEELHPLLLHGVNFNSFENEEDADLFIQLLSSRFFDFVQEQLNSPDEVIIIESVLFQDAINVSHLMGMNYVKLLDFSSRLLTILEPLNPILIYYYQMNVEKQWRFICDVRGNEWGPVSLHTDEEFKQAAEVWGKSQSFVRTVIDQWEVPKLIIENSEYLWSEYNHRINEFLDNLLIPSGKSISKI
- a CDS encoding YdeI/OmpD-associated family protein, which produces MSNSRLNPKVDEFLSKAKKWQEEFEKLRTIVLDCQLTEELKWGVPCYTFQKKNIVLIHGFKEYCALLFMKGALLQDVHGILIQQTENVQAARQIRFTNVQEIVAMKSILKAYIDEAIEVEKAGLEVNFKKNTEFNIPEELQNKFDEIPALKTAFDALTPGRQRAYLLYFSEPKQSKTRVSRVEKCMQKILDGKGLND